In Phoenix dactylifera cultivar Barhee BC4 unplaced genomic scaffold, palm_55x_up_171113_PBpolish2nd_filt_p 001105F, whole genome shotgun sequence, one DNA window encodes the following:
- the LOC103707639 gene encoding homeotic protein knotted-1-like, with translation MEELSQTGANPRGGRFMYAPSSVVTASTTTTTTPTTVLVAPPTTASISIYSGTNPKANTFPHLHPPKPEAASSSSSHLYPVTRPTDVDAMKARIISHPHYSNLLKAYMDCQKVGAPPEVADRLSAVAREFEVRQRAHVGCRDQPADPELDQFMEAYYHMLVKYREELTRPMEEAMDFIRRFESQLNSLTNGSFCILTDDKCGACSSEEDHQEGSGGETELPEIDPRAEDRELKHHLLKKYSGYLSSLRQELSKKKKKGKLPKEARQKLLSWWELHYKWPYPSESEKVALAESTGLDQKQINNWFINQRKRHWKPTEDMQFVVMDGYHPQNAAALYMDGHLMGEGLYRFGP, from the exons ATGGAGGAGTTGTCCCAGACGGGGGCCAACCCCAGAGGGGGGCGCTTCATGTACGCACCCTCCTCCGTGGTCACAGCctcaaccaccaccaccaccaccccaaCCACTGTACTGGTTGCACCCCCCACCACTGCCTCCATTTCCATCTACTCTGGCACAAACCCAAAGGCGAACACTTTTCCCCACCTCCACCCCCCCAAACCCGaggccgcctcctcttcctcctcccaccTCTACCCGGTCACCAGACCTACTGACGTGGACGCCATGAAGGCCCGAATCATCTCCCACCCCCATTATTCCAACCTCCTCAAAGCCTACATGGACTGCCAAAAG GTCGGAGCTCCGCCGGAGGTGGCGGACCGGCTCTCGGCAGTGGCGAGGGAGTTTGAAGTGAGGCAGCGGGCCCACGTGGGCTGCCGGGACCAGCCGGCCGACCCCGAGCTCGACCAATTCATG GAGGCATACTACCATATGCTAGTGAAGTATAGGGAGGAACTAACAAGGCCAATGGAGGAGGCGATGGATTTTATCAGGAGGTTTGAGTCGCAGCTCAACTCCCTCACCAATGGATCCTTCTGCATCCTCACTG ATGATAAATGTGGAGCTTGTTCCTCTGAAGAGGATCACCAAGAAGGCAGTGGGGGCGAAACGGAGCTTCCTGAGATTGATCCCCGAGCAGAAGACAGGGAACTGAAACACCATCTGCTGAAGAAGTATAGTGGGTACTTGAGCAGCCTGAGGCAGGAGCTgtccaagaagaagaagaaaggtaaGCTTCCGAAGGAGGCCCGGCAGAAGCTGCTTAGCTGGTGGGAGCTGCATTATAAGTGGCCATATCCCTCG GAGTCAGAAAAGGTGGCCCTGGCAGAATCGACTGGCCTTGATCAGAAACAGATTAACAACTGGTTCATAAACCAAAGGAAGCGGCATTGGAAGCCGACGGAGGATATGCAGTTTGTTGTGATGGATGGTTACCATCCCCAGAACGCCGCTGCTCTGTACATGGATGGGCATTTAATGGGTGAGGGCTTGTACCGATTCGGACCATGA
- the LOC103707638 gene encoding probable xyloglucan endotransglucosylase/hydrolase protein 6, which yields MDHSTLSFLFHLLTLAAYVSALPATFLQDFRVTWADTHIKQLQGGAAIQLTLDQSSGCGFASKRQYLFGRVSMKIKLIPGDSAGTVAAFYMNSNTSGIRDELDFEFLGNRSGHPYTVQTNVYTHGKGDREQRVNLWFDPASDFHTYSILWNHYHVLFFVDEVPIRVFKSNQARGIAFPKSQPMGVYSTLWEADDWATRGGLEKIDWRKAPFHAFYKDFDIEGCPNPGPASCASNPNNWWEGPAFRQLSAIQARKYRWVRVNYMVYDYCTDKSRNPVTPPECLAGI from the exons ATGGATCACAgcactctctcttttctcttccaTCTCCTCACGCTCGCCGCCTATGTATCAGCCCTACCGGCCACCTTCCTCCAAGACTTCCGCGTCACTTGGGCCGACACTCATATCAAGCAGCTGCAAGGTGGCGCCGCCATTCAATTGACCCTCGACCAATCCTCAG GATGTGGGTTTGCTTCCAAGAGGCAATACTTGTTCGGGCGTGTGAGCATGAAGATTAAGCTCATTCCCGGAGATTCCGCCGGAACCGTTGCCGCCTTCTAC ATGAATTCCAATACCAGCGGTATCCGCGACGAGCTGGATTTTGAGTTCTTGGGGAATAGGAGCGGACATCCTTACACGGTACAGACCAATGTGTACACCCATGGCAAAGGCGACCGGGAGCAGAGGGTCAACCTTTGGTTTGACCCCGCCTCCGACTTCCACACCTACTCCATCCTATGGAACCACTACCACGTCCT ATTCTTTGTGGACGAAGTGCCCATCCGAGTGTTCAAGAGCAACCAAGCCCGGGGCATAGCGTTCCCCAAGTCGCAGCCCATGGGAGTGTACTCTACGCTATGGGAGGCCGACGACTGGGCCACGCGAGGAGGGCTCGAGAAGATCGATTGGAGAAAGGCCCCATTCCACGCTTTCTACAAGGATTTCGACATCGAGGGCTGTCCCAACCCTGGCCCAGCAAGCTGCGCTTCAAACCCAAACAACTGGTGGGAGGGCCCGGCATTCCGTCAGCTCAGTGCGATCCAAGCCAGGAAGTATAGGTGGGTTCGTGTGAACTACATGGTCTACGACTACTGCACCGATAAGTCTCGAAACCCGGTCACCCCGCCAGAATGCTTGGCCGGAATTTGA